CTGGTCCTGGGCTTGCTTTTGCAGGGCGTCGGCTACCGACTGGCCCTGCTTGGCCACGATTTTATCGTACTGCGCCCAGGTAAATACCTTCGCGCCAAACTCCTTCTCGGCTAGCTCGTAGCCCCAGGTTTTGAATGCGCCTTCGGTAAATTTCATAATGTTGCCCTTGTGCACCAGCGTCACCGACGGCAGCTTGTGCTCCAAGGCATACTTGATGGCGGCGCGCACGAGGCGCTCGGTGCCTTCTTTCGATACGGGCTTAATGCCGAACGACGACGACTCGGGGAAGCGGATTTTCTTCACGCCCATCTCGTCTTGCAGGAATTCGAGCATTTTCTGGGCCTGCGGCGTGCCGTTCATGTACTCGATGCCGGCGTAGATGTCCTCCGTGTTTTCGCGGAAGATGACCATGTTGGTCAGCTCGGGGTGCTTCACGGGTGAGGGCACGCCGTCGTAGTAGCGCACGGGGCGCACGCAGGCGTAGAGGTCCAGCTCCTGGCGCAGGGCCACATTGAGTGAGCGGATGCCGCCGCCCACGGGCGTCGTCAGCGGGCCTTTAATGCCTACCAGGTATTCGCGGAAGGCCTCCAGCGTTTCGTTCGGGAGCCAGTTATTGAGTTGCTTGTAGGCTTTTTCACCGGCTAGCACTTCCTTCCACACCAGCTTCTTCTTGCCGCCGTAGGCTTTTTCAACCGCGGCATCGAATACGCGCTGCGAGGCCCGCCAAATGTCCGGACCCGTGCCGTCGCCCTCGATGTAGGGGATGGTCGGTTGGTCGGGTACATTCAGCTTGCCATTTTTAATGGTGATTTTTTGCTCTGCCATGAGGAAAAAGATTGTCTAGTAGTCAGTTGTCAAGTTCAGGTGGGAAGTCTCGTTCAGTGCTAGCTTTGTTCGTGGCTAGCCCCGCCTGTCATTGTGAGCCTGTGAAGCAATCGCACCAGAACGTTGTCGTTCGGGTGTCGTTTCGGTGCGATTGCTTCGCAGGCTCGCAATGAAAAACGGCATTCTTTAAAATCAATACCCAAAAATCTCTTTCAGGGTCAGTTGCTGGACGGTGCCGTATTTGGCCAGCTCCTTGAAATTCAGCCGGTCCTTGGCGCCGATAACCAGAATAACCTGGTTCTGGCCCCGAATCTTGGCCTGCTGAAATTTCTGCAATTCGGCAAACGTCATATTCTGGGTTTGGTCGTACACGTCGCGGCGCAGGTCGTAGTCGAGGCCTAGCCGGCGGGCGCGCTCGTAGCTGAGCAACACGCCCTCGTGAGTGATGCGGTCGGTGGCAATGCTGTTGCGGATACTCTGCTTGGCAATCACCAGGTTGGCGTCGGCCAGGGGCATATCGGTGAGCAGGCCTTCCATGCCGGCCATGGCCTCGGGCAGCTTGTCGCTCTGCGTGCCGATGTAGCTGAGGATGTAGTTCGAGCGGCCCGTCTTGTCGGCGTTCGCGTAGCGCGACATGGCAGAGTAGGCCAGCGCCTTGCTCTCGCGCAAGTCCTGGAAAACGATGCTGCCCATGCCGCCGCCGAAGTACTCGTTGTAGAGCGCCACGGTGGGCACCATCAGGCGGTCGTAGGTATCGCCCTTGGTCAGGAACAGGATTTCGGCCTGCACCATCTTGTAGTCAACCCAGTAGACTTTTTTATCTTTCAGCGGCTGCTCGGCGAAGTCCTTGGCGGGCGGCACGGGCTTGAGGCTAGCGGGCGTTTTGTGAACGGTCTTTATTAACTTGGCAATGCCAGGGGTGGTCACATAGCCAAGGTTGTCGTTGACTTCACGCGGGCCATAATACAGTACCCGATGCTGATACGTCGGCAGCGACTTCAGCAAAGCCGTCAGTTGCTCGGGCTTCAATGCCTTCAACTGCGCCTCCGGCACCATGTTCGTAAACGGATTGCGCGGGCCGTACTTGGCGTAGTTTAGCATGGCCTGATTCAGAATCACGCCCTTGTTGAGCTTGGCATCCTGGCGCTGCTTCAAAATGCCGGCCACCTGGTTTTTGAGGGCCGCCGCGTCGGGGCGCGGGTTGTTGAGCAGCTGTTCAAACAGCTGCATGGCCGGCTCCAGGTTGCTGTCGAGCCCGCTCAGGCTGATGAGCACGCGGTCCTGGCTGCTGCTGACGGCAAACGAGCAGCCCAGCTTGTAAAACTCCTGCTGGAGCTGCGCCGCCGAGTACTGGCCGGTACCCAGGTACTGCAAATAATCTGTGGCTACGTCGAGCAGCGGGTTGTTATTGGTACCGAGGTCGATGGCGTAGAACAGGCTAAACAGGCCGTTCTCGGTGTTCTTGGTGTAGTACAGCGGCAGGCCGGGCTTGATGTCGGCCGTTTGAATATCCTTCTTATAGTCAAGGAAAACCGGCTTCAGCTCGGTGCTAGGCAGCTTCGATACCTCAGTGTAAAAAGCCGAGGCCGCGTCGCGGTTGGCGGGCACCGGCGTGATGGCTGGCTTCACCACCTTCACCTTATTCGGGTCTTCGCCGGTGCGCTTGAACACGGCCACGTAGTTCGGGCCGTAGTGGTCGTTGGCAAACTGGACGATTTCAGCCTTCGTGATGGTGGCAAAATCCTCGTTCTGCTTGAGGTAGTCGGTCCAGCTTACGCGCTCGATAAAGGCCTCGTACATGGCGCTGGCTCGCGCCTCGTTGCTTTCGTAGCTTTTGGTGCGGCTCAGCTTCTCATTGTTTACGATGGCCGGGATGAGCCAATCGGGGAAGTCGCCGCGTTTCACTTTGGCTACCTCGGCTAGCATCAGCGCCTGTACCTCTTCCAGCTTCTGGCCCTGGCGCGGGGTGCCGTAGAGCACGTGCGTCGAGTAGTCGTCGTTGAGGTCGGCAAAGGTCTGGGCTTGCAGCACTTTCTGCTGCTGGTTCAGGTCGAGGTCGAAGAGGCCGGCCTGGCCGTTGGTCAGGATTTTGTCCAGCATCCGCAGGCGCAGCGCGTCGCGGGTAGCCTTGCCCGGAAAGCGGTAGCCCAGCATCACGTTTTCCGACTGCGGCCCCACCACTTCCTTCACGATGGGCGCGGTAATGGGCTTTTCCACCGGCGGATTGAAAGCCGGCACCGGCTTGCTGGCTAGCCCGCCAAAATACTTGTCAATCAGCCGAATGGTCTGGTCGTAGTCCAGGTCGCCGCTCAGGCAGAGCGCGATATTATTCGGCACGTAGTACTGGCCGAAGTACTTCTTAATCTCAGTTATCGACGGGTTTTGCAGGTGCTCAATCGTGCCGATGGTCGTCTGCGTGCCGTAGGGGTGGGTGGGGTAGAGGCTAGCGTTCAGCGCCTCAAACTCCTTGCTAAAATCGGAGTCCAGGCCACGGTTTTTCTCCTCGTATACGGCCTCCAGCTCGGTGTGAAACAGGCGCGGCACCATTTCCTGAAAGCGCTCGCTCTGCACGGCGGCCCACTTTTCGAGCTGGTTGCTCGGAATATCTTCCTGATACACCGTTTCCTCATTCGAGGTGTGCGCATTCGAGCCCTTGGCCCCGATGCTACCCATTAGCTTATCGTACTCGTTGGGCACGGCGTAGCGCGCGGCCACGCCCGAAATAGAGTCAATCTGGTGGTAGGTGCGCTTGCGGGCCACCGGGTCGTTGCGCTCGCCCCGGTAGGTTTCGTACAGCGCCTCAATCTTATTCAGCTCCAGCTTTTCCTTGCTCCAGTCCTTGGTGCCGAGCTTTGAGGTACCCTTAAACACCATGTGCTCCAGGTAGTGGGCTAGCCCGGTGGCGGTGGCCGGGTCGTTCTTCGAGCCGGCGCGCACGGCCACGTAGGTCTGGATGCGCGGCGCGTTCTTGTAGTCTGACAGATAGACCGTCAGGCCATTATCCAGCTTGTACACGCGCACGCCGAGCGGGTCGTTGGGCGCCGTCTCGTAGCGATAGTCTTTGGCCGGGGCCGGGCTGGCGGCGGGGGCAGTGGTGGCCGCCACGGCGGCCGGCTTGCTCGACTGGCACTGCGTAGTGAGGCCGAGGGCCGCCAGCGCGGGCAGCAGGAGCAACAACGGTCGATTCACAAACAGGCTAGTCAGAGCGCGGGGGACTTCAATAAGGGGCACAAAGGTAGAAGTTCGTGCGGGGAATAAAAAACAAAAAAATCAATTCCGCTGACTTACCTTGCGCGATTGCACTGGCAGTACTAGCAGCTTAAAAGACACGCATTTGCACGAAAACGTTGCGACCGCTTCCCCGAAAAGCTGCGCCGTTTTGCTAGCCTGCCGCACTCATTTTTCCAAGGGCTTAGCTGGTCCTGTAAGCTGCTACGAGTCCTTTCGCTGGCCCCTACCAAGAAAGAACTACCACCCGGTTTTGGGCAATGAGTGCTAATGCCAAACGCCCGGCCAACCTGCGTCAGCCGGGCGTTTGCGTAGAGTAGTCGGGTTATTCGGCGTCCGGGGCGGGCGCCGAAGCGGCGGGAATGGTGCCATCTGCCGGGCGCGGGCCTTTACCGCCCCGGTTGCGGCCGCCGCGCTTGCGGCGGCGCTGCCCTTCGGGCTTGTCGCCCTCGGCGCGCGGCGCGCGCGGGCTAGCCGCTTCACCTTCAGCGCGCGGCTCGCGTGGTGGGTGCGGGGCCTCAGTGCCGCCCGCTACTGCGCCTTCGGGGCGCGGGGTGCGGGGCGGGCGGGCCTCGCGGGGCGGAGCTACGTAGGCCGTTACGGGCGTCTGGCCGGCATCAATGGCGGCGAGGCGGGCGGCAGCCTGGGCTAGCCGCTCGGCGCGCTGCGGGTCATTCTTGGCGTCGCCGTCGCGGCGGGGTCCCCGGTCGCGGCCACCCTGGCGGTCGCCTTCGGCGCGGGGCGGGCGCGAGTCAGTGCCGCCGTCGCGGCGCGGACCACGGTCACGGCCGCCGCTGCCACCCCGGCCGCCTTCGCGCGGGCCAGTTTTGCCACGCAGGCCGCTAAAGCGCCTGGGGTCAAACTCGGGCGCCGGGCCGTAGCCGAGGCCTTCGGTAATGGCCTGCTTCTCAATCTCGCGCTCGATGAGTTTCTCGATTTTGACGATACGGTCCTGGTCCTGGTCGGCAATGAAAGTGATGGCCGTGCCCGTGGTAGCGGCCCTGGCCGTGCGCCCGATGCGGTGCACGTAGTCTTCGGCGGCGCGGGGCACGTCGAAGTTCACCACGTGGCTAAGCGAGTCAATATCAATGCCTCGGCTCACCACGTCGGTAGCCACCAGGATGGGAAATTGCTTGTTCTTAAAAGCGCGCATGGTGGCCTCGCGCTCCTCCTGGGTGCGGTCAGAGCTGATACCCTGGGCCGGGTAGCCCAGCTTATTGAGCGAGCGCACGATGCCGGCCACCGCCGCTTTCTTGCTGGTAAAGAGCACCATGCTCTGCACGTCCTGCGCCTTGATGAGGTGCTCCAGCACGGGCAGCTTCTGGTGGTCGAAGGTCATGTAAAACTGCTGGTTGATGCCGGCAGCGGGCTTGCTCACGGCTAGCCGCACCTCGTCGGGCTCGTGCAAAATCTGCTGCGAGAAGTCGCGGATTTTGCTCGGCATAGTGGCCGAAAACAGCAGCGTCTGGCGCGACTTAGGCAGCTGGCGCACGATGTTCAGAATGTCATCGGCAAAGCCCATATCCATCATCTTGTCGGCCTCATCAAGCACCAGATACTTTAGGTCGTCGAACTTGACGTACCCGAGCTGCATGTGCGCGATGAGGCGGCCCGGCGTGGCAATGATAATGTCGGCGCCGCTCGTGAGGGCGCGCTTCTGCTGCTCCCAGTTTTCGCTTTTGCCGCCGCCGTAAATGGCAATGGAGGAGGCCTCTACAAAGTAGCCGAAGCCCGTTACCTGCTCGTCAATCTGGGT
The genomic region above belongs to Hymenobacter sp. BRD128 and contains:
- the icd gene encoding NADP-dependent isocitrate dehydrogenase; protein product: MAEQKITIKNGKLNVPDQPTIPYIEGDGTGPDIWRASQRVFDAAVEKAYGGKKKLVWKEVLAGEKAYKQLNNWLPNETLEAFREYLVGIKGPLTTPVGGGIRSLNVALRQELDLYACVRPVRYYDGVPSPVKHPELTNMVIFRENTEDIYAGIEYMNGTPQAQKMLEFLQDEMGVKKIRFPESSSFGIKPVSKEGTERLVRAAIKYALEHKLPSVTLVHKGNIMKFTEGAFKTWGYELAEKEFGAKVFTWAQYDKIVAKQGQSVADALQKQAQDQGKLIIKDSIADAFLQQILLRPAEYSVVATLNLNGDYISDALAAIVGGIGIAPGANINYLTGHAIFEATHGTAPKYANQDKVNPGSVILSGVMMLEHLGWKEAAALINKGLEAAIASKRVTYDFERQMEGATLLKTSEFGDEIIKNM
- a CDS encoding pitrilysin family protein, whose protein sequence is MNRPLLLLLPALAALGLTTQCQSSKPAAVAATTAPAASPAPAKDYRYETAPNDPLGVRVYKLDNGLTVYLSDYKNAPRIQTYVAVRAGSKNDPATATGLAHYLEHMVFKGTSKLGTKDWSKEKLELNKIEALYETYRGERNDPVARKRTYHQIDSISGVAARYAVPNEYDKLMGSIGAKGSNAHTSNEETVYQEDIPSNQLEKWAAVQSERFQEMVPRLFHTELEAVYEEKNRGLDSDFSKEFEALNASLYPTHPYGTQTTIGTIEHLQNPSITEIKKYFGQYYVPNNIALCLSGDLDYDQTIRLIDKYFGGLASKPVPAFNPPVEKPITAPIVKEVVGPQSENVMLGYRFPGKATRDALRLRMLDKILTNGQAGLFDLDLNQQQKVLQAQTFADLNDDYSTHVLYGTPRQGQKLEEVQALMLAEVAKVKRGDFPDWLIPAIVNNEKLSRTKSYESNEARASAMYEAFIERVSWTDYLKQNEDFATITKAEIVQFANDHYGPNYVAVFKRTGEDPNKVKVVKPAITPVPANRDAASAFYTEVSKLPSTELKPVFLDYKKDIQTADIKPGLPLYYTKNTENGLFSLFYAIDLGTNNNPLLDVATDYLQYLGTGQYSAAQLQQEFYKLGCSFAVSSSQDRVLISLSGLDSNLEPAMQLFEQLLNNPRPDAAALKNQVAGILKQRQDAKLNKGVILNQAMLNYAKYGPRNPFTNMVPEAQLKALKPEQLTALLKSLPTYQHRVLYYGPREVNDNLGYVTTPGIAKLIKTVHKTPASLKPVPPAKDFAEQPLKDKKVYWVDYKMVQAEILFLTKGDTYDRLMVPTVALYNEYFGGGMGSIVFQDLRESKALAYSAMSRYANADKTGRSNYILSYIGTQSDKLPEAMAGMEGLLTDMPLADANLVIAKQSIRNSIATDRITHEGVLLSYERARRLGLDYDLRRDVYDQTQNMTFAELQKFQQAKIRGQNQVILVIGAKDRLNFKELAKYGTVQQLTLKEIFGY
- a CDS encoding DEAD/DEAH box helicase; this translates as MNYLNATPIQEQAIPKILAGKDLIACAQTGTGKTAAYLVPLLDKISHAKHGTTSTLVLVPTRELATQIDEQVTGFGYFVEASSIAIYGGGKSENWEQQKRALTSGADIIIATPGRLIAHMQLGYVKFDDLKYLVLDEADKMMDMGFADDILNIVRQLPKSRQTLLFSATMPSKIRDFSQQILHEPDEVRLAVSKPAAGINQQFYMTFDHQKLPVLEHLIKAQDVQSMVLFTSKKAAVAGIVRSLNKLGYPAQGISSDRTQEEREATMRAFKNKQFPILVATDVVSRGIDIDSLSHVVNFDVPRAAEDYVHRIGRTARAATTGTAITFIADQDQDRIVKIEKLIEREIEKQAITEGLGYGPAPEFDPRRFSGLRGKTGPREGGRGGSGGRDRGPRRDGGTDSRPPRAEGDRQGGRDRGPRRDGDAKNDPQRAERLAQAAARLAAIDAGQTPVTAYVAPPREARPPRTPRPEGAVAGGTEAPHPPREPRAEGEAASPRAPRAEGDKPEGQRRRKRGGRNRGGKGPRPADGTIPAASAPAPDAE